The window CGTCCGGACAGCTGCGCAACGTCGCCACCACCGGTGGGAACCTGCTGCAGCGCACCCGGTGCCCGTACTTCCAGGACGTGTCCAAGCCCTGCAACAAGCGGGAACCCGGTACCGGCTGCGCAGCCCGCAACGGAGTGCATCGCGACCATGCCGTGCTCGGCCACTCCGCGCACTGCATCGCCACCCACCCCTCGGACATGGCAGTGGCCCTCACCGCCCTCGACGCCGGTATCGAGCTCTACGACGGTGAGCACGGCACCCGTGAGGTGGCGGCGGCCGACTTCCACCGGCTCCCCGGCGAGCACCCCGAACGGGACACAGTCATCCGCCCGGGCGAGATCGTCACCGCCGTGCTCCTGCCCCCGGCCGCGCCCGGAGCCGTCTCCCTCTACCGCAAGGCCCGCGACCGCGCCTCGTACGCCTTCGCGCTCGCCTCGGTGGCCGCCGTGCTCGAAATCGACGACGGCCGCGTACGCCACGTCGCCCTTGCCTTCGGCGGTCTCGCCCACCGGCCCTGGCGCGCCAGGACCACCGAGGAACGGCTCACCGGCGCCGTACCCACCGACGAGGCCGTCCGGGAAGCCGTGGACGCGGAGCTGACCGCGGCCCGGCCCCTGCCCGGCAACGCCTTCAAGGTCGACCTCGCCCGCAACCTTGCCCGCGACGCCCTCGGGGCGCTGGTCCGCTCCGCCTCCGGAGCCCCTCCCGCCCGCCCCCGGCCGTGACCGCCCCAACTGCAAAGGGGACCCGCGATGCCCACCACGCCCGACAGCCCGTCCGCCCTCGGCAGCCCGGCACGGCGCAGCGAGGGACGCGAGAAGGTCACCGGAGCCGCCCGGTACGCCGCCGAACACACACCGCCCGGTTGTGCCTACGCCTGGCCGGTGCCCGCCACGATCGCCCGCGGCCGTGTCACCTCGGTCGACACCGCGACCGCCACCGCCGTACCCGGAGTGTTCGGCGTACTGACCCCGTACGACGCGCCCCGCCTCGGCGCGGCCGACGACCCCACCCTGCACCTCCTCCAGGACCTGGCCGTGCCGCACCGCGGCTGGTACGTGGCGCTGGCCGTCGCCGACTCCCTGGAGGGCGCGCGGGCCGCAGCCGCCGCGGTACGCGTCAGCTACGAGACCGCCCCCCACGACGTCACCCTCAGCGTCGACCACCGGCGCGCCTACACCCCCGAAGAGGCCAACGGGGGCCACCCCGCACATCGCGAGCAAGGGGATCCGGACGCGGCGCTCGCCGCCGCCCCCGTACGGATCGACTGCGCCTACGCGGTGGCGCCCCTGCACAACCACCCCATGGAACCGCACTCCGCCCTCGCGGACTGGGACGAGCAACGCCACCACCTCACCGTGCACGACTCCAGCCAGGGCGCCGGCCCCGTACGTACGGCGCTGGCCGCACTGCTCAAGCTGACCGACGAGGAGGTCACCGTCGTCTCCGAGCACGTCGGCGGCGGATTCGGCTGCAAGGGCACCCCGCGGCCGCACGTGGTCCTGGCGGCGATGGCCTCGCGTCACTACGGCAGGCCCGTCAAACTCGCCCTCCCGCGCGCCCACCTGCCCGCCACCGTCGGCCACCGCGCGCCCACCCTGCACCGCATCCGGCTCGGCGCCCGGACCGACGGCACCCTGACCGCCCTGACCCACGAGGTCACCACCCACACCTCCCGCGTCCGCGAGTTCGTCGAACAAGCGGCGGTGCCGGCCCGCGTCATGTACGCCGTCCCCGACATCCGCACGTCCCACCGGGTCGTCGCCCTCGACGTACCCACCCCGTCGTGGATGCGCGCCCCCGGCGAGGCGCCGGGCATGTACGCCTTGGAGTCGGCGATGGACGAGCTCGCCGACACCCTCGGCATCGATCCGATCGAGCTGCGCGTACGCAACGAACCCCGCACCGAGCCCGACAGCGGCCTCCCCTTCAGCAGCCGTCACCTCGTCGAGTGCCTGCGCGAGGGCGCCGAGCGCTTCGGGTGGGCAGCCGGCCGAGAGCCCCGTCGGCAGGGACCGCACCTCATCGGGAGCGGAGTGGCCGCCGCCACCTACCCCGTTCTCATCGCGCCCTCCACCGCCCGTGCGCACGCCTTCCCGGACGGCCGCTACCTCGTCGAAATCAACGCCACCGACATCGGAACGGGCGCCCGCACCGTCCTGGCCCAGGTGGCAGCCGATGCCCTGCGGGTTCCGCTCGACCGCGTATCCGTTGCCATCGGGCACACCGGCCTGCCCGCGGCCTCGCTCGCCGGAGGCTCCTCGGGCACCGCCTCCTGGGGGTGGGCCGTCCACAACGCCTGCACTGCCCTCACCGCCCGCCTTGAGCGCCACCACCATCCCCTGCCGGCCGAGGGGCTGTCCGCGTCCGCCGACACCACCCAGTCCGCCAAGCAGAAGTCCCCGTACTCCCGGCACGCCTTCGGTGCGCACTTCGCCGAGGTGCGGGTCGACACGACCACCGGTGAGGTCCGCGTACCGCGCATGCTGGGCGTCTTCGCCGCGGGCCGCATCCTCAACGCGCTCACCGCGCGGTCGCAGTTCAAAGGCGCGATGGTCATGGGACTCGGCATGGCGCTGACCGAACACAGCACGATGGAAGCGGAGTTCGGCGACTTTGCCGAGCGTGACCTCGCCTCCTACCACGTACCGGTCCACGCCGACGTGCCCGCCATCGAAGTCCATTGGATCGACGAACACG is drawn from Streptomyces sp. NBC_01232 and contains these coding sequences:
- a CDS encoding FAD binding domain-containing protein; translated protein: MKPFAYIRVTSLQEAAAAYASHPGSRYIGGGTNLVDLMKHGVETPDALIDLTRLPLRDIQELPTGALRVGAGVSNTDLAVHPLVRTRYPALSQALLAGASGQLRNVATTGGNLLQRTRCPYFQDVSKPCNKREPGTGCAARNGVHRDHAVLGHSAHCIATHPSDMAVALTALDAGIELYDGEHGTREVAAADFHRLPGEHPERDTVIRPGEIVTAVLLPPAAPGAVSLYRKARDRASYAFALASVAAVLEIDDGRVRHVALAFGGLAHRPWRARTTEERLTGAVPTDEAVREAVDAELTAARPLPGNAFKVDLARNLARDALGALVRSASGAPPARPRP
- a CDS encoding xanthine dehydrogenase family protein molybdopterin-binding subunit, with the protein product MPTTPDSPSALGSPARRSEGREKVTGAARYAAEHTPPGCAYAWPVPATIARGRVTSVDTATATAVPGVFGVLTPYDAPRLGAADDPTLHLLQDLAVPHRGWYVALAVADSLEGARAAAAAVRVSYETAPHDVTLSVDHRRAYTPEEANGGHPAHREQGDPDAALAAAPVRIDCAYAVAPLHNHPMEPHSALADWDEQRHHLTVHDSSQGAGPVRTALAALLKLTDEEVTVVSEHVGGGFGCKGTPRPHVVLAAMASRHYGRPVKLALPRAHLPATVGHRAPTLHRIRLGARTDGTLTALTHEVTTHTSRVREFVEQAAVPARVMYAVPDIRTSHRVVALDVPTPSWMRAPGEAPGMYALESAMDELADTLGIDPIELRVRNEPRTEPDSGLPFSSRHLVECLREGAERFGWAAGREPRRQGPHLIGSGVAAATYPVLIAPSTARAHAFPDGRYLVEINATDIGTGARTVLAQVAADALRVPLDRVSVAIGHTGLPAASLAGGSSGTASWGWAVHNACTALTARLERHHHPLPAEGLSASADTTQSAKQKSPYSRHAFGAHFAEVRVDTTTGEVRVPRMLGVFAAGRILNALTARSQFKGAMVMGLGMALTEHSTMEAEFGDFAERDLASYHVPVHADVPAIEVHWIDEHDKHLNPMGSKGIGEIGIVGTAAAIGNAFCRATGHRLRELPLTPDRVLTALGRAD